From Diaminobutyricibacter sp. McL0608, one genomic window encodes:
- a CDS encoding ABC transporter substrate-binding protein yields the protein MERKVLRPRRATKALLAITAAALIGTAFTGCSAAGDNSTAKGGIQPLTMYNDNPQWKDGFVKAGDEIAKTTGYSLNPIALPSTANYTQTVLASLPTSKSGDIIKWWSGKMLQGLAATGQLQDLTKQWDDAVAKGEISNDLRPYYSYNGKVFAVPFVQSYWVTFYSKTAFTKAGIDAPPTTWSDLESDLGKLKGIGEQYCTGQSEGWPSFVPFQTFVGAVSPDLYTKLTENKAKFDDPGVKQALTTWQKWIKNGWTTSADTKTFDCPAAMKAGKVAMVPMGTWANGLFKTAGLTDSEYGAFLTPSMTDGQAPGVFLEGGAIAVPKNAPHKAGALKAIAAWLTAPVQSVWSGFIGDSSPNPKVIATDPVIKSVAADVASQKPVVLNRYYESLPPKLVQSTISTLGGFMVDPSNPDKTMSDLKNQAKTEWASWDKNPSIG from the coding sequence ATGGAACGGAAAGTCCTCAGGCCGAGGCGAGCGACCAAAGCGCTTCTGGCCATCACGGCGGCCGCACTGATCGGCACCGCGTTCACGGGGTGCAGCGCTGCCGGCGACAACTCCACGGCGAAAGGCGGCATCCAGCCGCTGACGATGTACAACGACAACCCGCAGTGGAAAGACGGCTTCGTCAAAGCCGGCGACGAGATCGCCAAGACCACCGGCTACTCGCTGAACCCGATCGCGCTACCGTCGACGGCCAACTACACGCAGACCGTCCTGGCATCGCTGCCGACCAGCAAGTCCGGCGACATCATCAAATGGTGGAGCGGCAAGATGCTGCAGGGCCTCGCCGCCACCGGTCAGCTGCAGGACCTCACGAAGCAGTGGGACGACGCGGTCGCAAAGGGTGAGATCAGCAACGATCTGCGCCCGTACTACTCCTACAACGGCAAGGTCTTCGCGGTTCCGTTCGTCCAGTCGTACTGGGTGACCTTCTACAGCAAGACCGCGTTCACGAAGGCGGGCATCGACGCTCCCCCGACGACCTGGTCCGACCTCGAGTCCGACCTCGGAAAGCTCAAGGGCATCGGAGAGCAGTACTGCACCGGGCAGAGCGAGGGCTGGCCGTCGTTCGTTCCGTTCCAGACCTTCGTCGGTGCCGTCTCTCCCGATCTCTACACGAAGCTCACCGAGAACAAGGCGAAGTTCGACGACCCCGGAGTCAAGCAGGCGCTGACGACCTGGCAGAAGTGGATCAAGAACGGCTGGACGACGTCCGCCGACACGAAGACCTTCGACTGCCCGGCAGCGATGAAGGCCGGCAAGGTGGCCATGGTCCCGATGGGAACCTGGGCCAACGGCCTCTTCAAGACCGCCGGCCTCACGGACTCCGAGTACGGCGCGTTCCTCACCCCGTCGATGACCGACGGCCAGGCACCTGGCGTGTTCCTCGAGGGTGGCGCGATCGCGGTTCCGAAGAACGCACCGCACAAGGCCGGCGCGCTCAAGGCGATCGCCGCCTGGCTGACCGCCCCCGTGCAGTCGGTCTGGAGTGGCTTCATCGGTGACTCCTCGCCGAACCCGAAAGTCATCGCCACCGACCCCGTGATCAAGAGTGTCGCCGCGGATGTGGCCTCCCAGAAGCCCGTAGTGCTGAACCGCTACTACGAGTCGCTTCCTCCGAAGCTCGTGCAGTCCACCATCAGCACCCTCGGGGGCTTCATGGTCGACCCGAGCAACCCCGATAAGACGATGTCGGACCTCAAGAACCAGGCCAAGACCGAATGGGCCAGCTGGGACAAGAATCCCAGCATCGGCTGA
- a CDS encoding ATP-dependent DNA ligase: MLLDALVTTSDAVASTRSRLAKVDALADLLSRLEPEEIAPAVGFLVGKPRQGRVGVGWRGVSAAMGEPAEMASLTIADVDVLLDRLAAASGAGSAGDRSRELRDLTARATAREQDFIARVLLGDMRTGALEGVLTDAVARASDRSGEVVRRAAMLSGDLGETARLALTGSADELDAVGLVVGRAVLPMLAASAGSASAALETTGEASVEYKLDGARIQVHRAGDSIRVFTRNLADITHRVPEVVEVVRRLPVRDVILDGETLSLDEDGAPRPFQETMSRFGADAARETLLHPWFFDVLHVDGRDLLDEPLAVRLAELERIAGEHRIPGEVTADPEVAERVSREALAAGQEGVVVKAIGSPYAAGRRGSSWIKVKPVHTYDLVVLACEWGSGRRQGWLSNLHLGALDPTGEFGEPGGFVMVGKTFKGLTDAVLRWQTEYFPTIETRRTAGTVWLEPSTVVEIAIDGVQRSSRYPGGIALRFARVKQYRDDKPAADADTIQTLRALLKE; this comes from the coding sequence GTGCTCCTCGACGCGCTCGTGACCACCTCCGATGCCGTCGCCTCCACTCGGTCGCGGCTGGCGAAAGTCGATGCGCTCGCCGACCTGCTGTCGCGACTGGAGCCGGAGGAGATCGCTCCCGCCGTCGGTTTCCTCGTCGGCAAGCCGCGGCAGGGTCGTGTCGGTGTCGGCTGGCGCGGCGTTTCCGCCGCGATGGGAGAACCAGCGGAGATGGCAAGCCTCACCATCGCCGACGTCGACGTTCTTCTCGATCGGCTGGCTGCCGCATCCGGAGCGGGTTCTGCGGGCGACCGCAGCCGGGAGCTCCGCGACCTCACGGCACGCGCCACCGCACGCGAACAGGACTTCATCGCGCGAGTGCTCCTCGGCGACATGCGCACGGGAGCGCTCGAGGGCGTGCTGACCGACGCCGTCGCACGCGCATCCGATCGCTCCGGCGAAGTCGTCCGTCGCGCCGCGATGCTGTCCGGTGACCTCGGGGAGACAGCCAGGCTCGCGCTCACCGGCAGCGCCGACGAACTCGATGCCGTCGGACTGGTCGTCGGCCGCGCAGTGCTTCCGATGCTCGCCGCCTCCGCCGGGAGCGCATCCGCCGCACTCGAGACCACCGGCGAGGCGTCCGTCGAATACAAGCTCGACGGCGCGCGCATCCAGGTCCACCGCGCGGGCGACAGCATCCGCGTGTTCACCCGCAACCTCGCCGACATCACCCACCGCGTGCCCGAAGTCGTCGAGGTGGTCCGGCGCCTCCCGGTGCGTGATGTGATCCTCGACGGTGAGACCCTCTCCCTCGACGAGGACGGCGCCCCGCGGCCGTTCCAGGAGACGATGTCGCGCTTCGGTGCGGATGCGGCCCGCGAGACGCTCCTGCATCCGTGGTTCTTCGATGTGCTGCACGTCGACGGGCGCGACCTGCTCGACGAGCCCCTCGCCGTCCGGTTGGCCGAGCTCGAGCGCATCGCGGGTGAGCATCGCATCCCGGGAGAGGTCACCGCCGACCCCGAGGTCGCCGAGCGCGTATCCCGTGAGGCTCTCGCGGCCGGCCAGGAGGGCGTCGTCGTGAAGGCGATCGGGTCGCCGTACGCCGCGGGCCGACGGGGCTCGAGCTGGATCAAGGTCAAGCCGGTGCACACCTACGACCTCGTGGTGCTCGCCTGCGAGTGGGGTTCCGGCCGACGCCAGGGCTGGCTGTCCAACCTTCATCTCGGCGCGCTGGATCCGACCGGCGAGTTCGGCGAGCCGGGCGGCTTCGTCATGGTGGGCAAGACGTTCAAAGGGCTCACGGATGCGGTGCTGCGCTGGCAGACCGAGTACTTTCCCACGATCGAGACCCGGCGCACGGCCGGCACGGTCTGGCTCGAACCATCGACGGTGGTCGAGATCGCGATCGACGGCGTGCAACGTTCGAGCCGCTACCCCGGTGGAATCGCCCTCCGGTTCGCGCGAGTCAAGCAGTACCGCGACGACAAGCCGGCGGCCGACGCCGACACCATCCAGACGCTTCGCGCACTGCTGAAGGAGTAG
- a CDS encoding PspA/IM30 family protein: MSDNTARMRTIFRTKTSRALDRMEDPREMLDDSYDQQVRMLQQLRQGLAEVATAKKRIELQGQEMGARYQRLADQAQQALDQGQEDLARSALQRRSVLEKQVAALRDQYASLQKQQAQLQENERRLTERIAAFRIEKETIKATYTASQAQVRVNEAVAGLGTQLNSAGASLDRARDKVSQMQARAAATDELLSSGALRDLTAPADEDLEWQLSAGASRADIERQLKAMKDAAAASASDADGPKGPDGWLSIGR, encoded by the coding sequence ATGAGCGACAACACCGCACGGATGCGCACCATCTTCCGCACCAAGACCTCACGCGCGCTCGACCGCATGGAGGACCCGCGCGAAATGCTCGACGACAGTTACGACCAGCAGGTCCGGATGCTGCAGCAGCTGCGGCAGGGCCTCGCCGAGGTCGCGACGGCCAAGAAACGCATCGAACTGCAGGGGCAGGAGATGGGAGCCCGCTACCAGCGGCTCGCCGACCAGGCCCAGCAGGCGCTCGACCAGGGGCAGGAGGACCTGGCCCGGTCCGCCCTGCAGCGTCGCTCCGTGCTCGAGAAGCAGGTCGCAGCACTACGCGACCAGTACGCCTCATTGCAGAAACAGCAGGCCCAGTTGCAGGAGAACGAGCGACGCCTCACCGAACGGATCGCCGCCTTCCGCATCGAGAAGGAGACGATCAAGGCCACTTACACCGCGTCGCAGGCGCAGGTGCGGGTCAACGAGGCCGTCGCCGGACTCGGCACCCAGCTGAACAGTGCCGGTGCCAGCCTCGACCGCGCCAGGGACAAGGTCTCACAGATGCAGGCCCGCGCCGCCGCCACCGATGAACTCCTCAGCAGCGGTGCGCTTCGGGATCTCACGGCACCTGCCGACGAGGACCTCGAGTGGCAGCTCTCGGCGGGTGCGTCCCGGGCCGACATCGAGCGCCAGCTGAAGGCGATGAAGGATGCCGCCGCCGCATCGGCCAGCGA